One part of the Humulus lupulus chromosome 9, drHumLupu1.1, whole genome shotgun sequence genome encodes these proteins:
- the LOC133799350 gene encoding uncharacterized mitochondrial protein AtMg00810-like: MEPNLKLSTDGGDLLENLTSYRSLIGKLIYLTITRPDISFDVSAYAETSSSPQNIQVKLFADSDWGVCLDIRRSISGFCVFIGDSLVSWKSKKQKTVSRSSAEAEYRETTNATCEVT; encoded by the exons ATGGAACCTAATCTGAAATTAAGCACAGATGGTGGTGATCTCTTAGAAAATCTCACTTCTTATCGTAGCTTGATTGGGAAGCTCATTTACCTCACTATTACTCGGCCTGACATATCTTTTGAT GTGTCTGCATATGCCGAGACCAGCTCCAGTCCGCAAAACATTCAAGTCAAACTATTCGCTGACTCTGATTGGGGTGTTTGTCTTGACATTCGTCGTTCCATATCTGGTTTTTGCGTGTTCATTGGTGATTCCCTTGTCTCTTGGAAGTCCAAAAAGCAAAAAACTGTTTCCAGATCCTCTGCTGAAGCTGAATACCGAGAAACGACCAATGCAACATGTGAAGTAACATGA
- the LOC133799351 gene encoding putative disease resistance RPP13-like protein 3 has translation MAESVVRFILPKFSSVLEDEAKLLSGVRDEVVFVKNELDLIRAFLRSADAKEDQDEEIKEWVKQVREVAYDAEDIIDDFLYRFEHTKRHGFYGYLLKMARGIKNLKARRRIASQLQSIKRRVTDISEGRQRYKLSSTEIGSSSGTKPCYYFEVRSDARLLEEAQLVGIEPMKQGLLSFLMEDTSQLQVVVVHGMGGLGKTTLVSTVYNDSRVKNHFHQIQAWVTVSQSFKPVEVLRQIIQQFFKAMNLPLPDEDDIWEVHAWEAVKVAFRNNNNGSRVMITTRIADVASSSTKDVGGEIITLDPLSYEDSWTLFCAKAFQGKACPAHLEEISRDFLKRCEGLPLAIVAIGSMLATKDINRVDEWETVHRSLGDKL, from the exons ATGGCAGAAAGTGTGGTGAGATTTATACTGCCGAAGTTTTCGTCCGTGTTGGAAGATGAGGCCAAGCTCTTGAGCGGGGTTCGAGATGAAGTTGTTTTCGTGAAAAATGAGTTGGATCTCATAAGAGCATTCTTGCGATCTGCTGATGCTAAGGAAGATCAAGATGAAGAAATCAAAGAGTGGGTTAAGCAAGTTAGAGAGGTCGCTTACGATGCAGAAGACATCATCGATGATTTCTTGTATAGATTTGAGCATACCAAGCGACATGGATTCTATGGTTATTTGTTGAAGATGGCTCGCGGGATCAAGAACTTGAAAGCTCGTCGTCGAATTGCCTCCCAATTGCAGAGTATCAAACGCAGAGTTACTGATATTTCTGAGGGGCGCCAGAGATACAAACTGAGTAGCACGGAGATCGGGTCGAGTTCAGGAACTAAACCTTGCTACTATTTTGAGGTTAGAAGCGACGCACGGTTGCTGGAAGAAGCTCAACTAGTGGGCATTGAACCAATGAAGCAAGGTCTTTTGAGTTTTCTTATGGAGGACACCTCTCAACTACAAGTGGTTGTAGTGCATGGAATGGGAGGGCTGGGCAAAACCACTCTGGTGAGTACAGTTTATAATGATTCACGAGTAAAGAATCATTTTCATCAAATCCAAGCTTGGGTCACTGTTTCACAATCGTTCAAGCCAGTTGAAGTTCTGAGACAAATTATCCAGCAATTTTTCAAAGCTATGAATCTGCCACTTCCTGATGAA GATGACATATGGGAAGTGCACGCGTGGGAAGCAGTAAAAGTTGCATTTCGGAACAACAACAATGGTAGCCGAGTAATGATCACTACTCGTATTGCAGATGTGGCCTCTTCCTCTACCAAAGACGTTGGAGGTGAGATCATAACCTTAGATCCTTTATCTTATGAAGATTCTTGGACTCTATTTTGTGCAAAAGCCTTTCAAGGTAAGGCATGTCCAGCTCATTTGGAGGAAATTTCAAGAGATTTCCTGAAAAGATGTGAGGGATTGCCTCTTGCCATTGTTGCAATAGGAAGCATGTTGGCCACAAAGGACATCAACAGAGTAGATGAATGGGAGACTGTTCACCGTTCTCTGGGGGATAAATTATAA
- the LOC133799352 gene encoding disease resistance protein RPM1-like: protein MQAILSLSFNDLPCHLKHCFMYLSLFPEDYSIKRHVLIRLWIAEGFIEEIEGRTLEEVANGCFNELLNRSLVQVNDRYSDGRVQSCRVHDILRETMLLKSKDQGFAAITNKENNKRLPERVRRLSVHAGTNIDAFGDNQLSQLRSLLLFTEEKDVWNKFMSSFSDQGSRLVKVLASTCAPTTTFPQSITKLYHLRYLCLRDTAVSSIPPSIANLRHLETLDLKRTLVREQPNEVLRLQCLRHVIVYYIRSDWILHGFKALKGMESLSSLRKLSYVEAKQGETEPMVSVGRLTQLTRLGILKLGTEHGDALFSSIRELKLLRSLRLASRTEDEALSFQFESFSSLRLLQRLDMRGPVEKSLEGIQNLTNLSTLYLSGCRLQVDPLESLQDLPNLVSLCFDERAYDGESLCFKAGSFLMLRDLRISRLENLRRVAVEDKALSHLEDMFLMNCKLLKEIPSGIERPRNLQELQLINMAAELTTTVYHGSQHDNYSKVMHIPHVFIGQWNIETGHDGYWL, encoded by the coding sequence ATGCAAGCCATACTTTCACTTAGTTTCAATGATTTGCCTTGCCACTTGAAGCATTGCTTCATGTATCTAAGTTTATTCCCTGAGGATTACTCGATTAAACGCCATGTCCTGATTCGATTGTGGATTGCTGAAGGTTTCATAGAAGAAATTGAAGGAAGAACATTAGAAGAAGTGGCAAATGGTTGTTTCAACGAACTTCTTAACAGAAGCTTGGTCCAAGTGAATGATAGATATAGTGATGGAAGAGTTCAAAGTTGTCGAGTGCACGATATTTTAAGGGAAACTATGCTTCTAAAATCGAAAGATCAAGGCTTTGCAGCAATTACTAATAAAGAGAACAATAAAAGGCTTCCAGAAAGAGTTCGACGACTATCTGTGCATGCAGGAACAAATATAGATGCGTTTGGGGACAACCAACTATCTCAACTGCGCTCTTTGCTCTTATTCACCGAAGAAAAAGATGTCTGGAATAAATTCATGTCTTCATTTTCTGACCAGGGGTCAAGACTTGTCAAGGTGTTGGCTTCTACATGTGCACCTACGACTACATTTCCACAGAGTATCACAAAGCTATACCATTTGCGATACCTATGTCTAAGAGATACCGCTGTAAGTTCAATTCCACCCTCTATTGCGAATCTTCGACACCTTGAAACGTTAGACCTCAAAAGGACTCTTGTCCGAGAGCAACCTAATGAGGTTTTACGATTACAATGTTTGCGACATGTAATAGTTTATTATATTAGAAGTGATTGGATATTGCATGGCTTTAAGGCTTTAAAAGGAATGGAATCCCTTTCTTCCTTGAGGAAACTCTCCTATGTCGAGGCAAAACAGGGTGAAACTGAGCCTATGGTATCTGTAGGAAGGCTAACACAACTGACGAGGTTAGGCATCCTAAAGCTTGGAACTGAGCACGGAGATGCACTATTCTCTTCAATTCGTGAATTAAAGCTCCTTCGTTCATTAAGGTTGGCTTCAAGAACAGAGGATGAAGCCCTTAGTTTCCAATTTGAATCCTTCTCATCTCTTCGTTTGCTCCAGAGATTAGACATGAGAGGTCCTGTGGAGAAGTCACTAGAAGGAATACAAAACCTTACAAACTTGTCTACATTATATCTGAGTGGTTGTAGGTTGCAGGTAGATCCGCTAGAGTCATTACAAGATTTGCCCAATCTAGTATCACTCTGTTTTGATGAAAGAGCTTATGATGGGGAGTCACTATGTTTTAAAGCTGGGAGTTTCTTAATGCTCAGAGATCTCCGTATTTCAAGATTGGAGAACTTAAGAAGGGTGGCAGTGGAAGACAAAGCATTGTCTCATCTCGAAGATATGTTTTTGATGAATTGCAAATTACTGAAGGAAATACCATCAGGAATTGAACGCCCAAGAAACCTCCAAGAACTTCAATTGATAAATATGGCTGCAGAATTGACAACAACTGTATATCATGGAAGTCAACATGATAACTACTCAAAAGTAATGCACATTCCACATGTTTTCATCGGCCAATGGAATATTGAAACGGGACATGATGGGTATTGGCTTTAG
- the LOC133799353 gene encoding uncharacterized protein LOC133799353, translated as MPRVWVGVDGISWSPISSVMASFLERPFAKDEIRQAVFSCDGTKAPGPDGFSMVVYQNNWEVMKKDLMDVFHDFFKDGVIHERINETFICLIPKKLNSCRVRDYRPISLVTNTIAENQGAFVEGRKILDTILIANEAVEEYRSKGKKGWVFKIDFTKAYDCVDWDFLELVLERKGFGEVWRTWMRGCLSSTSYSVFVNGRPRGKFKGYRGIRQGDSLSPFLFTLIADVLGRMVDKAKSASALRGFSVGKDKVDVSHLQFADDTIFFANDEESLEDLLDILKVFGGVSGLSINLQKCQLLGINLQKEMVDQKASEIGCEVGDWPIQYLGLPLGASPRSKGFWDPVLSKCATRLDSWKSAFLSRGGRLTLIQSVLSSIPVYYLSLFCIPKNVAMTIEKLMRDFFWEGADNSGADHLVSWADVCNSRSHGGLGVGSLVLRNKAFLMKWLWRFPLEKNSLWHRVISSRYGEDAGFWDTNVGSRFSVRGPWRDISMLYEEFKRRVFFKVERGDRIRFWEDKWIGDCSLSSRFIDLVRVSEAVIVSIRDLVVADGGISSEGLGWDFRFRRNLFDREIPSLIEMLDLIKDVHLPEILEDKRIWKPDSSGVFSCHSAFRSLAYDHLGPEWPWARRLWKSGVPYKIKVFGWLLFLDKLSVHENLQRRRPFHSLSPNRCANCNNNSESVGHLFLRCSFASIVWNKVLQEFGVGWCMPSSCAQLFLSHLEGGKRVTRLWQCTVLATFWAIWLERNSRTFDDSSFSVDNLWDKIRFCVATWVYRTKEFEGVFFLDLRREWDVLKVVWNGVEEYKKEVDKIGTLLQNLKMQKRNS; from the exons ATGCCAAGAGTTTGGGTGGGTGTGGACGGGATTTCCTGGTCTCCAATTTCGTCGGTTATGGCTTCTTTCCTTGAGCGTCCTTTTGCTAAAGACGAGATCAGACAAGCGGTTTTTTCGTGTGATGGCACTAAAGCCCCGGGGCCAGATGGGTTTTCCATGGTTGTTTATCAGAACAATTGGGAGGTAATGAAAAAGGATTTGATGGATGTATTTCATGATTTTTTCAAGGACGGTGTTATCCACGAAAGGATCAATGAAACTTTCATTTGCCTGATTCCGAAGAAATTGAACAGCTGTCGGGTAAGGGACTACAGGCCTATCAGTCTAGTCACTA ACACAATTGCTGAAAATCAAGGTGCTTTTGTCGAGGGGAGGAAGATCTTGGACACAATTCTGATTGCAAATGAGGCAGTGGAGGAATATAGAAGCAAAGGAAAAAAAGGTTGGGTGTTCAAAATAGACTTCACCAAAGCTTATGATTGTGTGGACTGGGATTTCTTGGAGTTAGTTTTGGAAAGGAAGGGTTTTGGTGAAGTTTGGAGGACGTGGATGCGTGGGTGTTTATCCTCCACTTCTTACTCCGTCTTTGTGAATGGGCGGCCGAGAGGAAAGTTTAAGGGTTACAGGGGTATTCGCCAGGGGGACTCTTTGTCTCCATTCTTGTTCACTTTGATAGCGGATGTTTTAGGCAGAATGGTAGATAAAGCTAAAAGTGCCTCGGCTCTAAGAGGTTTCTCGGTGGGCAAGGATAAAGTGGATGTGAGCCACCTTCAGTTTGCAGACGACACGATTTTCTTTGCAAATGATGAGGAGTCGCTGGAAGATCTTTTGGACATTCTAAAGGTCTTCGGTGGAGTTTCGGGGTTATCTATCAATTTGCAGAAATGTCAGCTGCTGGGGATTAATTTGCAGAAAGAGATGGTGGATCAGAAAGCTAGTGAGATTGGGTGTGAAGTGGGTGATTGGCCTATTCAGTATTTAGGGCTTCCTTTGGGGGCTTCTCCTCGCTCCAAAGGGTTTTGGGACCCGGTGTTATCTAAATGTGCTACTCGATTGGATTCCTGGAAGAGTGCATTTCTGTCTAGAGGAGGGAGGCTGACTCTTATTCAATCTGTTCTGTCTTCCATTCCCGTGTACTACCTGTCGCTTTTTTGTATCCCTAAGAATGTGGCGATGACAATTGAGAAACTGATGCGCGACTTTTTTTGGGAAGGTGCGGACAATTCAGGTGCCGATCATTTGGTTTCCTGGGCCGATGTTTGCAATTCTCGTAGTCACGGAGGCTTGGGGGTTGGGAGTTTGGTTTTGAGGAATAAGGCTTTTCTTATGAAGTGGTTGTGGCGGTTTCCATTGGAAAAGAATTCTTTATGGCATAGGGTGATCAGTAGTAGGTATGGTGAAGATGCTGGCTTCTGGGATACAAACGTGGGGAGTAGATTTTCAGTTCGTGGTCCGTGGAGAGATATTTCTATGTTGTACGAGGAGTTCAAGCGTAGGGTCTTTTTCAAGGTGGAGAGGGGTGACAGGATTCGTTTCTGGGAGGATAAGTGGATTGGTGATTGTTCCCTGAGCTCACGGTTCATTGATCTAGTCAGGGTGTCCGAGGCAGTGATTGTTTCGATCAGAGACTTGGTGGTGGCTGATGGTGGTATTAGCTCGGAAGGTCTCGGCTGGGATTTCCGTTTTAGAAGGAATTTATTCGACAGGGAGATTCCTAGCTTGATTGAGATGTTAGATTTGATTAAGGATGTGCATCTGCCGGAAATTTTAGAAGACAAAAGGATCTGGAAACCAGACAGTAGCGGGGTTTTCAGTTGCCATTCGGCCTTTCGCAGCTTAGCCTATGATCATTTAGGGCCAGAGTGGCCGTGGGcaaggaggttatggaaaagtggTGTCCCATACAAAATTAAAGTGTTTGGATGGTTATTATTCCTTGACAAATTGAGTGTCCATGAGAATTTGCAGAGGAGGAGACCTTTCCATTCCTTGTCGCCCAATCGGTGTGCTAACTGTAATAACAACAGCGAGTCAGTGGGACATTTGTTTCTTCGGTGCTCTTTCGCCAGCATCGTTTGGAATAAAGTATTACAAGAATTTGGGGTCGGTTGGTGTATGCCTTCCTCCTGTGCGCAATTGTTTCTCTCTCATTTGGAGGGAGGAAAGAGGGTGACGCGTTTATGGCAGTGTACCGTCCTCGCTACATTTTGGGCTATTTGGTTGGAGAGAAATTCGAGGACTTTTGACGATTCATCTTTTTCCGTGGACAACCTTTGGGATAAAATCAGGTTCTGTGTTGCCACTTGGGTGTATAGAACGAAAGAGTTTGAGGGTGTGTTCTTTCTGGATCTTCGTAGGGAGTGG GATGTGCTAAAAGTTGTTTGGAATGGTGTTGAGGAATACAAGAAGGAAGTGGATAAGATTGGAACACTTTTGCAAAATCTGAAGATGCAGAAGAGGAACAGTTGA
- the LOC133799354 gene encoding uncharacterized mitochondrial protein AtMg00810-like, translating to MILIFHKFRDSPSTPIQDLLHSILIFLFCSSNDHLLKETSVPPVPVAFSPKGYLLSQSKYTSDIIDRARLTDTKVVATPFELNVQYSPSDGTPLHDPTLYRTIVGSLVYLTITRPDIAYAVHIVSQFVASPTTVHWAAVLRILRYLRGTIFQSLLFPSTSSLELRAYSDDDHGRDPTDRKSVTSFCIFLGDYLISWKSKKQTVVSQSSTEAEYRAMSSTTKEIVWLRWLLVDMGVCHSQPTPMYCDNQSAIQIAHNSVFHERTKHIEIDCHFTRHHLKLGTITLPFVPSSL from the exons ATGATCTTAATATTCCATAAATTCAGAGACAGTCCTTCAACCCCAATCCAAGACCTCCTGCATTCTATTTTGATATTTCTGTTTTGCTCTTCAAATGACCATCTCCTAAAAGAGACCTCCGTGCCCCCTGTACCCG TTGCCTTCTCCCCAAAAGGCTATCTTCTTTCTCAGTCAAAATACACTTCTGACATTATTGACCGTGCTCGTCTTACAGATACAAAAGTAGTTGCCACTCCTTTTGAGCTCAATGTTCAGTATTCTCCTTCTGATGGCACTCCCTTGCATGATCCTACTTTATATCGCACTATTGTTGGCAGTTTGGTTTATCTCACTATCACTCGCCCCGACATTGCATATGCTGTTCACATTGTTAGTCAATTTGTTGCCTCTCCTACTACTGTTCACTGGGCAGCTGTTCTTCGCATTTTGAGGTATCTTCGGGGTACTATCTTTCAAAGCCTTTTGTTTCCCTCCACTTCTTCCTTGGAGCTGCGTGCATACTCTGATGATGATCATGGTCGTGATCCCACGGATCGGAAGTCTGTTACTAGTTTCTGTATCTTTTTGGGTGATTATCTTATTTCTTGGAAAAGTAAGAAACAAACTGTTGTCTCCCAATCTTCCACTGAAGCAGAGTACCGCGCTATGTCATCTACTACCAAAGAAATTGTTTGGTTAAGATGGCTGCTTGTAGATATGGGTGTATGTCATTCTCAACCCACTCCTATGTATTGTGACAATCAGAGTGCCATCCAGATTGCTCACAACTCAGTTTTTCATGAACGCACCAAGCACATTGAGATTGATTGTCACTTCACTCGTCACCACCTGAAGCTTGGCACTATCACTTTGCCTTTTGTTCCTTCTTCTTTATAG